A genomic region of Alistipes megaguti contains the following coding sequences:
- a CDS encoding IPT/TIG domain-containing protein, which produces MKRILNRICAFATAVGMLLATGCDKTYVDDVTLYAPLIESFSPASAPVGTEIIITGQHLSGVTKAYIGDQEMVIKEKVSDTRLSIVAGANGRDGRIILENTQGKGESESEFTYSYAVPSLKPALLQKSVVMGEQLLLTGTDLSAVEAVIFTAEGQENGHEGDIQEQSTTEIVARVPYVENGNVRITLRYFDGTSSVTTPLDEAPSIEVVRVVPVFDQPVTLERTAVGKSVTLTGENLDKVDRILVGEFEALISKQPTSLTFTVPAGDFQDGDTETTVVAEYFDGNETITLSEAFVVYVPYVKFWENITTVCQGRSAESTFTSFFSPENGRIYANEKWKSELDPIAMKYNGSQWSGTGNQPTPGSVSDEDYYSVVPYFFFSAVSGNVLQLNSPANSNSQLKNFFINATNPEGTSSNDNRVPGSNASIPGTPIIGFRYLNAADPNEKALIDKVLTGQIENIDEKTFPLNTTDNTCAGIGLTSVAGGIKSSSWCDYQTADLQDTENYKVDAVFLVFYYANSGYSKDTPASNVKRIGLLHVRTINFRIYQASTPNYGNSTVTFDCYWQKYDYDYSKLANQQ; this is translated from the coding sequence ATGAAACGAATCTTGAATCGAATATGTGCTTTTGCAACGGCCGTCGGGATGCTGCTGGCGACGGGTTGCGACAAGACCTACGTGGACGATGTGACGCTCTATGCGCCGCTGATCGAGAGTTTCTCGCCGGCTTCGGCCCCCGTGGGTACGGAGATCATCATCACGGGTCAGCACCTGAGCGGTGTGACAAAGGCCTACATCGGTGACCAGGAGATGGTCATCAAGGAGAAGGTGTCGGATACGCGTCTGTCGATCGTGGCCGGAGCCAACGGCCGCGACGGGCGGATCATCCTCGAGAATACTCAGGGCAAGGGTGAATCGGAGAGCGAATTCACCTATTCGTATGCCGTTCCGTCGTTGAAGCCGGCCCTGCTGCAGAAGTCGGTGGTCATGGGCGAGCAGCTGCTCCTGACGGGTACGGATCTCTCGGCCGTCGAGGCGGTGATCTTCACGGCCGAGGGGCAGGAGAACGGCCACGAGGGCGATATCCAGGAGCAGAGCACCACGGAGATCGTGGCCCGCGTTCCCTATGTCGAGAACGGCAACGTACGCATCACGCTGCGTTACTTCGACGGCACCTCGTCAGTGACCACGCCGCTCGACGAGGCCCCCTCGATCGAGGTGGTGCGCGTGGTTCCGGTCTTCGACCAGCCGGTGACGCTCGAGCGTACGGCCGTCGGCAAGTCCGTGACGCTGACGGGCGAGAACCTCGACAAGGTCGACCGCATTCTGGTCGGCGAGTTCGAGGCCCTGATATCGAAACAGCCCACGTCGCTGACCTTCACGGTTCCGGCCGGTGATTTCCAGGACGGCGACACCGAGACGACCGTTGTGGCCGAATACTTCGACGGCAACGAAACGATTACGCTCAGCGAAGCCTTCGTGGTTTATGTTCCCTATGTGAAGTTCTGGGAGAACATCACTACGGTATGCCAGGGCCGCAGCGCAGAGAGCACCTTTACGTCGTTCTTCTCACCCGAAAACGGCCGTATCTATGCCAACGAAAAGTGGAAGAGCGAATTGGATCCCATTGCCATGAAATATAACGGCAGTCAGTGGAGCGGTACGGGTAATCAGCCTACGCCGGGTTCGGTGAGCGATGAGGATTACTATTCGGTGGTTCCCTACTTCTTCTTCTCGGCCGTCAGCGGCAATGTCCTGCAGCTCAACTCCCCGGCCAATTCGAACAGCCAGTTGAAGAATTTCTTCATCAACGCCACCAATCCCGAGGGGACCTCAAGCAACGACAACCGTGTGCCGGGCTCGAATGCCTCGATTCCCGGAACTCCGATCATCGGCTTCCGTTACCTGAATGCCGCTGATCCCAACGAAAAGGCCTTGATCGACAAGGTCCTTACCGGCCAGATTGAGAACATCGACGAGAAGACCTTCCCGCTTAATACGACGGATAATACGTGTGCCGGCATTGGCCTCACGTCGGTAGCGGGCGGTATCAAGTCGAGTTCGTGGTGCGACTACCAGACCGCCGATCTCCAGGATACGGAGAACTACAAGGTCGATGCCGTCTTCCTGGTCTTCTACTACGCCAACAGCGGTTATTCGAAGGATACGCCTGCTTCCAACGTGAAACGAATCGGACTGCTGCATGTTCGGACGATCAATTTCCGGATTTATCAGGCCTCGACGCCCAACTACGGCAACAGTACGGTGACCTTCGACTGCTACTGGCAGAAGTACGATTACGACTACTCGAAACTGGCAAACCAACAATAA
- a CDS encoding IPT/TIG domain-containing protein, protein MKRITKYLTLLLAGSLAALTACGPEQSEVDAQHTPSINSTTLSPMTDESGSVRAYIGTEVSAGGFNLDLVSHVTVDGVEAEITEQTIKTLKFKVPALDLAQQDAPYQVWIDVYDADGESVIFHYPYYLTVPVTDALITAYAPAEGTVGTEVTLMGRNLEQITRVHFGEVTVEAADFASVSAEEIKVAVPVGEYAAGDSELAITAEWGTATIDVTGETLFTLHTPKFDAASQEEGEQNILGDEVTFTGQNLDLVNGMKWGEYDLIVMTAEAGTITVKFPTSIAAADPVVAEAELTAQWGTPAQTTTVASAWRLDTTPVGPAKPELISMTAQDGGEENKFYLGKTVTVKGENLASIEGFTVDGVKAELVGTPTDVEAQFIVPDGVTFTEAKEVSVKALYNGSNEVDFGTAKVYPFYYYKDVVLGSGSSSVKNFPYPDFAREHAFFLPDRGEVISADTWVAESCDPFALVSPNAAISAASTLNKSNITADQYYDILPYLFLTTGSDGKLAWQNPTGSSSQLKCHRTADNTSVASSYGTPIILYSVQKSGEVYDAVKNGTISAMTLFDSKASASAPAFGSDRDWLVGDVIVVQYVTYTKGSKPSDLADVRKQGYIHITEVTCADPDKVNESEPVDEQKKGVATDLNGHVKFDFYWSKTLNE, encoded by the coding sequence ATGAAACGAATCACGAAATATCTGACCCTTCTTCTGGCGGGATCGCTGGCGGCGCTGACCGCCTGCGGCCCCGAGCAGAGTGAGGTCGATGCGCAGCATACGCCTTCGATCAATTCGACGACCCTGTCGCCGATGACCGACGAAAGCGGCAGCGTCCGTGCCTATATCGGTACGGAGGTTTCGGCCGGGGGATTCAACCTCGACCTGGTGTCGCACGTCACGGTGGACGGGGTAGAGGCCGAGATTACCGAGCAGACGATCAAGACGTTGAAATTCAAGGTTCCGGCGCTGGATCTTGCCCAGCAGGACGCCCCCTACCAGGTGTGGATCGATGTCTACGATGCCGACGGCGAGAGCGTTATCTTCCACTATCCCTATTATCTGACGGTTCCGGTGACCGACGCCCTGATCACGGCCTACGCGCCGGCCGAGGGTACGGTCGGCACGGAGGTGACCCTCATGGGTCGCAACCTCGAGCAGATCACCCGTGTACACTTCGGTGAAGTGACGGTCGAGGCGGCCGACTTTGCGTCGGTATCGGCCGAGGAGATCAAGGTGGCCGTTCCGGTCGGGGAGTATGCCGCCGGCGACAGTGAACTGGCCATCACGGCCGAGTGGGGCACGGCGACGATCGACGTGACGGGCGAGACGCTCTTCACATTGCACACGCCGAAGTTCGATGCCGCTTCGCAGGAAGAGGGCGAGCAGAACATCCTTGGTGACGAGGTGACCTTCACGGGTCAGAACCTCGATCTGGTGAACGGCATGAAGTGGGGCGAGTACGATCTGATCGTGATGACGGCCGAGGCCGGCACCATCACGGTGAAATTCCCCACGTCGATCGCTGCGGCCGATCCGGTTGTGGCCGAGGCTGAGCTGACGGCCCAGTGGGGTACTCCGGCACAGACGACCACGGTCGCTTCGGCCTGGCGTCTGGATACGACGCCCGTAGGTCCGGCCAAACCCGAACTGATTTCGATGACGGCCCAGGACGGTGGTGAGGAGAATAAGTTCTATCTGGGCAAGACGGTGACGGTCAAGGGTGAGAACCTGGCCTCGATCGAGGGCTTCACGGTTGACGGCGTCAAGGCCGAACTGGTCGGCACGCCGACGGATGTCGAGGCGCAGTTCATCGTTCCGGACGGCGTGACGTTCACCGAAGCTAAGGAGGTTTCCGTGAAGGCGCTTTACAACGGTAGCAACGAAGTGGACTTCGGCACGGCCAAGGTCTATCCGTTCTACTACTACAAGGATGTTGTTTTGGGATCTGGAAGCAGTTCGGTGAAGAATTTCCCGTATCCTGATTTCGCGCGTGAGCATGCATTCTTCCTGCCTGATCGGGGTGAAGTGATTTCGGCTGACACCTGGGTGGCTGAATCGTGTGATCCGTTTGCTCTGGTATCTCCCAATGCCGCTATTTCTGCTGCATCTACACTGAATAAGAGCAATATTACCGCCGATCAGTATTATGATATCCTGCCTTATCTTTTCCTGACAACCGGAAGTGACGGCAAACTGGCCTGGCAAAATCCGACCGGTTCGTCAAGTCAGCTTAAATGTCATCGTACGGCAGACAATACGTCGGTAGCTTCATCCTATGGTACTCCGATCATTCTTTACTCCGTACAGAAGAGCGGCGAAGTATACGATGCGGTAAAGAACGGCACAATCTCGGCAATGACTCTCTTTGATTCGAAGGCATCTGCATCCGCGCCGGCATTCGGATCGGATCGAGACTGGCTCGTTGGAGACGTGATTGTTGTGCAGTATGTTACCTATACCAAAGGATCCAAGCCTTCAGATTTGGCCGATGTCCGCAAGCAGGGTTATATCCATATTACGGAGGTGACGTGTGCGGATCCGGATAAGGTGAATGAATCTGAGCCTGTAGATGAACAGAAAAAAGGTGTGGCTACGGATCTTAACGGCCATGTCAAGTTTGACTTCTACTGGTCGAAAACGTTGAATGAATAA
- a CDS encoding polysaccharide lyase 6 family protein produces MRKTILLMLLAIQTLACSGGEASAVESSAGSGNTSQGAGSDQGQDSDPTPDPETTFYVSSADELKALGTLKPGTVVVWRNGLYSDQIAELKSAGTAEQPVILRAEKAGAVCFTGTSRISVSGTCAEVEGFWWRNPEPVSGKSVVTLAKGSSHCTVRDCAITGDNTREDAETDTKWVSLYGTDHRVEGCTFRDKRNIGTLMVVWLEEGITPRHAIVANHFERPVTLRDDNGKAINGQETIRIGTSTYSMQEAACTVEDNYFYHCHGEQAEIVSNKSCGNTYRRNLFVECQGTLTMRHGNNCTVTGNYFVGNGMSGTGGIRLIGEGHTVEHNYLEGLAGTGYRSAICLVRGQENPALSGYWQVKNAKVRYNMVYDCKYGLNVNYASSSSNQVVPVVSTVIEGNIVSATSSGYAVDCATEPAAPEIEWNDNKLYGRQRGVSLPSLTSAPAKPNVQPAMNAIREAAGCSWKTE; encoded by the coding sequence ATGCGTAAAACCATATTGTTGATGCTGCTGGCCATTCAGACGCTGGCCTGCTCGGGGGGCGAAGCCTCCGCGGTGGAGTCGTCGGCGGGCAGTGGAAACACCTCCCAGGGTGCCGGTTCCGACCAGGGGCAGGATTCCGATCCGACCCCGGACCCCGAGACGACGTTCTACGTCTCGTCGGCCGATGAACTGAAGGCCCTCGGGACGCTGAAGCCCGGTACGGTCGTTGTCTGGCGCAACGGCCTCTACAGCGACCAGATCGCCGAGTTGAAGAGTGCCGGTACGGCCGAACAGCCCGTCATCCTGCGGGCCGAGAAGGCCGGGGCGGTCTGCTTCACGGGTACGTCGCGGATCTCGGTCTCGGGAACCTGCGCCGAAGTGGAGGGCTTCTGGTGGCGCAACCCCGAACCCGTCTCGGGCAAGTCGGTCGTAACGCTGGCCAAGGGCTCCTCGCACTGCACGGTGCGTGACTGCGCCATTACGGGCGACAATACGCGGGAGGATGCCGAAACCGACACGAAGTGGGTTTCGCTCTACGGCACGGACCACCGCGTCGAGGGATGCACCTTCCGCGACAAACGCAACATCGGCACGCTGATGGTTGTCTGGCTCGAGGAGGGCATCACGCCCCGCCATGCGATCGTCGCGAACCACTTCGAGCGTCCCGTGACGCTCCGTGACGACAACGGCAAGGCGATCAACGGTCAGGAGACCATCCGCATCGGCACGAGCACCTACTCGATGCAGGAGGCCGCCTGCACGGTCGAGGACAACTACTTCTACCACTGCCACGGCGAGCAGGCCGAGATCGTCTCGAACAAGTCGTGCGGGAACACCTACCGCCGCAACCTCTTCGTCGAGTGTCAGGGTACGCTGACCATGCGCCACGGCAACAACTGCACGGTGACGGGCAACTACTTCGTCGGAAACGGCATGTCGGGTACGGGCGGTATCCGTCTGATCGGCGAGGGGCACACTGTCGAGCACAACTACCTCGAGGGGTTGGCCGGTACGGGCTACCGGTCGGCCATCTGTCTGGTGCGCGGGCAGGAGAATCCGGCTTTGAGCGGCTACTGGCAGGTCAAGAATGCCAAGGTGCGCTACAACATGGTCTACGACTGCAAGTACGGACTGAATGTCAACTATGCGAGCAGTTCGAGCAATCAGGTGGTGCCCGTTGTCTCGACGGTGATCGAGGGCAACATCGTTTCGGCGACCTCGTCGGGCTACGCCGTGGATTGCGCCACGGAGCCCGCGGCCCCCGAGATCGAATGGAACGATAACAAACTCTACGGTCGGCAGCGCGGTGTTTCGCTGCCCTCGCTGACCTCGGCTCCGGCCAAACCCAACGTACAGCCCGCCATGAATGCTATCCGTGAGGCGGCCGGGTGCTCGTGGAAAACCGAATAA
- a CDS encoding heparinase II/III family protein yields the protein MKRLLFMTFGALLTLGAWAGEHPSLMLTAQGVAEMRDDCGKVPAFDASMARTLAGADAAVASPIEVPQPRDGGGGYTHERHKLNYYEMVDCGIAWQVTGEEKYARRVADMLKAYADLYPTLGFHPVKLSKTPGRLFWQTLNESVWLVHTSMAYDCVYDYMSADERAYVEQNLFRPMADFLMNGMEGNRANNKVFNKMHNHATWATSAVGMIGMAMGDEDLVRKALYGTDETGKHGGFIQQLDYLFSPDGYFTEGAYYQRYAIWPFMVFAQCIEHNRPDLKIFQYRDGILLKAVSTLLQLAYDGRFMRFNDALLKGYDAQELVYAVNIAYNADPSNKTLLDVAARYQDWVLPTDAGFAVARDIARGEARPLTFHSALFRDGRNGDEGGIAVIRSTDPALNSALTLKATSHGLSHGHYDKLTIAYYDNDNEVLCDYGAARWLNIEAKYKGHYTHENKSFAMQTVAHNTLVVDERSHFDGNYDESMKHHSEILFTDFSRKDVQIVSARETNAYPGVAMQRTLAYITTPFLQYPLVLDLLQARSDKEHRYDYPMWYGGHMVSVNFPYEKALTTMSALGEANGYQHLWCQARGRNEKSATTTFTWITGDRFYSLSTATTPASEMVFVESGASDPDFNLRTEKGYMIREKGRKNHTFFSSLETHGTYDLQVEQSANLTSSCVGVRLVVDTPEYTVAVAEYKDGHSVTLCVANRSFDAGKHHTVKSAEGRFEWTGPYDVKMK from the coding sequence ATGAAGAGACTGCTTTTTATGACCTTCGGAGCGCTGCTGACGCTCGGTGCATGGGCCGGAGAACACCCCTCGCTGATGCTGACGGCACAAGGTGTGGCCGAGATGCGCGACGATTGCGGCAAGGTGCCTGCCTTCGACGCCTCGATGGCGCGTACGCTGGCCGGGGCGGATGCTGCCGTGGCCTCGCCGATCGAGGTGCCCCAACCGCGCGACGGCGGTGGCGGCTACACCCACGAACGCCACAAACTGAACTATTACGAGATGGTCGACTGCGGCATCGCCTGGCAGGTGACCGGCGAGGAGAAGTATGCCCGCCGCGTGGCCGACATGCTGAAGGCCTACGCCGACCTCTATCCGACGCTCGGATTCCACCCCGTCAAGCTCTCGAAGACGCCGGGCCGCCTCTTCTGGCAGACACTCAACGAGAGCGTCTGGCTGGTCCACACTTCGATGGCCTACGACTGTGTCTACGATTACATGTCGGCCGACGAACGGGCCTATGTTGAGCAGAACCTTTTCCGCCCGATGGCCGACTTCCTGATGAACGGCATGGAGGGCAACCGCGCCAACAACAAGGTATTCAACAAGATGCACAACCACGCCACGTGGGCCACGTCGGCCGTCGGCATGATCGGCATGGCGATGGGTGACGAGGATCTGGTGCGCAAGGCCCTCTACGGTACGGATGAGACAGGCAAGCACGGCGGCTTTATCCAGCAGCTGGACTACCTCTTCTCGCCCGACGGCTACTTCACCGAGGGCGCCTACTACCAGCGTTACGCCATCTGGCCCTTCATGGTCTTCGCGCAGTGCATCGAGCACAACCGCCCCGATCTGAAGATCTTCCAGTATCGCGACGGCATTCTGCTCAAGGCCGTTTCGACGCTGTTGCAGCTGGCCTACGACGGCCGCTTCATGCGCTTCAACGACGCGCTGCTGAAGGGCTACGACGCTCAGGAGCTGGTCTATGCCGTCAACATCGCCTACAACGCCGACCCTTCGAACAAGACGCTGCTCGACGTGGCGGCGCGCTATCAGGACTGGGTGCTGCCGACCGATGCCGGATTCGCCGTAGCGCGTGACATCGCCCGGGGCGAGGCCCGGCCGCTGACCTTCCACAGCGCCCTCTTCCGCGACGGACGCAACGGTGACGAGGGGGGCATTGCGGTGATCCGCTCGACCGACCCCGCGCTCAACAGCGCCCTGACGCTCAAGGCTACCTCGCACGGTCTGAGCCACGGCCACTACGACAAGCTGACGATCGCCTACTACGACAACGACAACGAGGTGCTGTGCGACTACGGCGCTGCCCGCTGGCTCAACATCGAGGCCAAGTACAAGGGTCACTACACGCACGAAAACAAGTCGTTTGCCATGCAGACCGTGGCCCACAACACGCTGGTCGTCGACGAGCGTTCGCACTTCGACGGCAACTACGACGAGTCGATGAAGCACCACTCGGAGATCCTCTTCACGGACTTCTCGCGCAAGGATGTGCAGATCGTCTCGGCTCGGGAGACCAATGCCTACCCGGGCGTGGCCATGCAGCGCACGCTGGCCTACATCACCACGCCGTTCCTGCAGTATCCGCTCGTTCTCGACCTGCTGCAGGCCCGCAGCGACAAGGAGCACCGCTACGACTACCCGATGTGGTACGGCGGCCACATGGTGAGCGTGAACTTCCCCTACGAGAAGGCCCTCACGACGATGTCGGCCCTGGGCGAGGCAAACGGTTACCAGCACCTCTGGTGCCAGGCCCGCGGCCGCAACGAAAAGTCGGCCACGACGACCTTCACGTGGATCACCGGCGACCGTTTCTACTCGCTGTCGACGGCCACGACGCCCGCCAGCGAGATGGTCTTCGTCGAATCGGGAGCTTCGGATCCCGACTTCAACCTGCGCACCGAGAAGGGCTACATGATCCGCGAGAAGGGCAGGAAGAACCATACCTTCTTCTCGTCGCTGGAGACCCACGGCACGTACGATCTGCAGGTCGAGCAGTCGGCCAATCTGACCTCGTCGTGCGTTGGCGTGCGGCTGGTGGTCGATACGCCGGAATACACGGTGGCCGTGGCCGAGTACAAGGACGGGCACAGCGTCACGCTCTGCGTGGCCAACCGCTCGTTTGATGCCGGGAAGCACCACACGGTCAAGAGCGCCGAGGGACGTTTCGAATGGACGGGTCCCTACGATGTGAAGATGAAATGA
- a CDS encoding chondroitinase-B domain-containing protein, whose product MKSLKYLLLTVAVLAAATLPAREYRVAAGDVAATLREAKPGDRIVIEDGIYNDLTLKWLGRGTEKKPLCIEAQTPGGVVFTGTSTLRLAGEWVEVSGLCFRDGHAPSGSVIEFRNGREVANHCRLTECVVDGYNPARRDMAYSYILLYGRHNRVDHCTLTGKLNLGVTLIVMLNEERSQQNFHRIDHNWFGPRPVYGSNGAETIRVGTSQQAYSSSNTLIEENLFDRCNGEVEVVSIKSSDNTIRRNVFFEAEGVLALRHGDRNTVEENLFVGHGKRNTGGIRVINAGHKVRRNTLVGIAGERFFSALALMDAVPNSLPNRYCQVEDVELTDNTFINCSNIEFGTGKDLERTLAPERVLFARNTIVNPKADTPFIAVDRTDGFTFRDNRVALARPCEIKGFENVQPQLPVLPAETEMRAGKGASWYRPEVQAQSRSERVYTVHAGEDLPAVVEQAEAGSVVELADAGGDYAIQRAMVVRVPLTIRGVKGGERPVVRFNGTRGDNMVTIADGGELHIEGIAFSGRLEDGKALAKAGISTARDMIRPYNLWVDNCAFYDFGEGGFFAVKGTQATFAGRVEIRNSIFRDLSGDAINYAAERDDKGRYNADDMVIENCSFYRILGLPINIYRGGSDESTAGPYVTIRRCNFEDCCNKERGSVMRLVGPQVLDIEGCNFSNSGRGGRSIRLDEATWEKVSISACNFWNAGAILSMTGKAVKGELYELEPVYVDAAHYDFAQREDSPLARLGIGVKNE is encoded by the coding sequence ATGAAATCGCTGAAATATCTGTTGCTGACGGTGGCCGTGCTGGCAGCCGCGACGCTCCCGGCGCGTGAATACCGCGTGGCTGCAGGCGATGTGGCCGCGACGCTGCGCGAGGCGAAGCCCGGCGACCGCATTGTGATCGAAGATGGCATATACAACGATCTGACGCTGAAATGGCTCGGCCGCGGCACCGAGAAAAAGCCCCTGTGCATCGAGGCTCAGACGCCCGGCGGGGTGGTCTTCACGGGCACCTCGACGTTGCGTCTGGCGGGAGAATGGGTCGAGGTGAGCGGCCTCTGCTTCCGGGACGGACACGCGCCGTCGGGTTCGGTCATCGAGTTCCGCAACGGCCGCGAGGTGGCCAACCACTGCCGCCTGACGGAGTGTGTCGTCGACGGCTACAATCCCGCACGCCGCGACATGGCCTACAGCTACATCCTGCTCTACGGACGTCACAACCGCGTCGACCACTGCACGCTGACCGGCAAGCTCAACCTGGGTGTCACGCTGATCGTCATGCTCAACGAGGAGCGCAGCCAGCAGAACTTCCACCGCATCGACCACAACTGGTTCGGTCCGCGTCCGGTCTACGGTTCGAACGGCGCCGAGACGATCCGTGTCGGCACCTCGCAGCAGGCCTACTCGTCGTCCAATACGCTCATTGAGGAGAACCTCTTCGACCGCTGCAACGGCGAGGTCGAGGTGGTCTCGATCAAGTCGAGCGACAATACGATCCGCCGCAACGTCTTCTTTGAGGCGGAAGGGGTGCTGGCCCTGCGCCACGGCGACCGCAATACGGTCGAGGAGAACCTCTTCGTAGGCCATGGCAAACGCAATACGGGCGGTATCCGCGTGATCAACGCCGGCCACAAGGTGCGCCGCAATACGCTGGTGGGCATCGCCGGCGAACGCTTCTTCTCGGCGCTGGCCCTGATGGACGCCGTGCCCAACTCGCTGCCCAACCGCTACTGTCAGGTCGAGGATGTCGAACTGACGGACAACACTTTCATCAACTGCTCGAACATCGAGTTCGGCACGGGCAAGGACCTCGAGCGGACGCTGGCCCCCGAGCGGGTGTTGTTCGCCCGCAATACGATCGTCAATCCGAAGGCCGACACTCCGTTCATCGCCGTTGACCGCACCGACGGCTTCACCTTCCGCGACAACCGCGTCGCGCTGGCCCGTCCGTGTGAGATCAAGGGTTTCGAGAACGTTCAGCCGCAGCTTCCCGTACTGCCTGCGGAGACGGAGATGCGTGCCGGCAAGGGGGCCTCGTGGTACCGTCCCGAGGTGCAGGCACAGTCGCGCTCGGAGCGCGTCTATACGGTGCATGCCGGTGAGGACCTTCCGGCCGTGGTCGAGCAGGCCGAGGCGGGGTCGGTGGTCGAACTGGCCGATGCCGGCGGTGACTACGCCATCCAGCGTGCCATGGTGGTGCGCGTACCGCTGACGATCCGCGGCGTGAAGGGGGGCGAGCGTCCCGTCGTGCGCTTCAACGGAACGCGCGGTGACAACATGGTGACCATCGCCGATGGCGGTGAACTGCATATTGAGGGGATCGCCTTCTCGGGCCGCCTCGAGGATGGCAAGGCGCTGGCCAAGGCCGGCATCTCGACGGCCCGCGACATGATCCGCCCCTACAACCTCTGGGTGGACAATTGCGCCTTCTACGACTTCGGCGAGGGCGGCTTCTTTGCCGTCAAGGGAACGCAGGCCACCTTTGCCGGACGGGTCGAGATCCGCAACTCGATCTTCCGCGACCTCTCGGGCGACGCCATCAACTACGCCGCCGAACGCGACGACAAGGGACGCTACAACGCCGACGACATGGTGATCGAAAACTGCTCGTTCTACCGCATCCTCGGACTGCCTATCAACATCTACCGCGGCGGCAGCGACGAGTCGACGGCCGGTCCCTATGTGACGATCCGCCGCTGCAACTTCGAGGACTGCTGCAACAAGGAGCGCGGTTCGGTGATGCGGCTCGTCGGTCCGCAGGTGCTCGACATCGAGGGGTGCAACTTCTCGAACAGCGGTCGGGGCGGACGTTCGATCCGTCTGGACGAGGCCACTTGGGAGAAGGTCTCCATCTCGGCGTGCAATTTCTGGAATGCCGGCGCCATCCTCTCGATGACGGGCAAGGCCGTCAAGGGGGAGCTCTATGAACTGGAACCCGTCTATGTCGATGCCGCGCATTACGACTTTGCGCAGCGCGAGGATTCGCCGCTGGCACGGCTGGGCATAGGTGTTAAAAACGAATAA